Proteins found in one Oryza glaberrima chromosome 4, OglaRS2, whole genome shotgun sequence genomic segment:
- the LOC127771003 gene encoding uncharacterized protein LOC127771003 isoform X1, whose amino-acid sequence MTSKNVLTDRTHRDGSRVHKSRQDVNRTVDPKIGCVEDKLQVVASTRNSSSNKSTISPMNRLVAMEMSKGVESKRKPPSVVARLMGLDDDLPAKEPALQSSRRNLRRSHSLDNLATTNRPQQQQEQHYSRTTPNIHIGPKETVEFKDVYEVSEDPLKRHHILGQNFPWERSSGNKSDTRIEAVRQKFMEAKRLATNENLIHSKQFQEALEVLSSNRELFLKFLEEPSPAFLKQLDGLDTTPAPPPTKRITVLKPIKSVENNGIRETRTHQVINEENELVMGKTHQRSYSADDNFSKSTRIVVLKPSPGKPNRTGARLTARAAPSEQTRRIDFHGGLQDDASILGSRELLHGSVQHMPESRHRRDESLISSTYSNGYGGDESSFSGSEVDYIDGGSPSDSDAVSPMSRHSWDYIRRHNSPHSASTFSRAHSHSPESSVIREAKKRLSERWAMVSYNEINQEQVPLRRSSTTLGEMLSLQVAKKEEAVAGIISVSSNRSSGTGNELAMKDACKSTLREYDENGKSSPRNLAKSKSVPVSSSIFDNVAVNAQSANSEGTPKVFTKSGRAKLSFTGKISSFFFPGNKRPTKEKTSLSSDSSGEIFGCIGHMVPQSDHNLGPDEQMAFCKDEADNSTNHAPCSTKQDSGSIEVPVSSDCVSGDVDEVKSNGDLKSIHDETSPTSILDTVFEDSNSNEPESSRRTSCTERVALRCPAIDSVARSFSWEDTNSGSPLLGGLKHSNVDDADYDYDELKCYSLVQEIVSSAGLCHLQLSMVFTGWYLPESPLDPALCDKFLDRKEEDAKSRERRSHQKLIFDCVNMALVEIGQDTLLCSYPWSRECLRTWREKLSETLGEEVWNIVSDWLYGDGSFAANKDDNAGIILERIMQEEVEGKGWIKLLTMETDEITEQIASEVLEDIVTDSVEHLSICCSEHGISMPVANL is encoded by the exons ATGACCAGCAAAAATGTGCTAACTGATAGAACTCACAGAGATG GCTCTCGAGTTCATAAAAGCCGGCAAGATGTCAATAGAACTGTTGATCCCAAAATAGGTTGTGTAGAGGACAAATTA CAGGTAGTAGCTAGTACTAGGAATTCTTCAAGCAACAAATCAACCATATCTCCAATGAACAGATTAGTAGCAATGGAGATGTCCAAAGGAGTGGAATCAAAGAGGAAGCCACCTAGTGTCGTTGCCAGACTAATGGGGCTTGATGACGATCTACCTGCTAAAGAACCAGCATTACAATCTTCTAGAAGAAATTTGCGGAGAAGTCATTCACTTGATAATTTGGCAACAACAAACAGGCCCCAACAACAGCAAGAGCAGCATTACAGCAGGACAACACCAAACATACACATAGGCCCCAAAGAGACAGTTGAATTTAAGGATGTGTACGAAGTCTCTGAAGATCCATTAAAGAGACATCATATTCTGGGGCAAAATTTTCCTTGGGAAAGATCTTCTGGGAACAAGAGTGACACTAGGATCGAAGCTGTTCGACAGAAGTTCATGGAAGCAAAACGCCTTGCCACAAATGAGAATCTCATCCATTCAAAGCAGTTTCAAGAAGCTCTTGAGGTTCTAAGTTCAAACAGGGAGTTGTTTCTGAAGTTTCTTGAAGAACCAAGCCCTGCTTTCTTGAAGCAACTCGATGGACTTGACACAACGCCTGCACCGCCTCCGACGAAGCGTATTACAGTGTTGAAGCCAATCAAATCTGTTGAGAACAATGGAATAAGAGAAACCAGAACACACCAAGTTATTAATGAAGAAAATGAACTTGTGATGGGAAAGACTCACCAGAGATCTTACTCAGCAGATGACAACTTCTCCAAGTCAACTAGGATAGTGGTCCTAAAGCCTAGCCCTGGGAAGCCTAATAGAACAGGAGCCAGGCTAACTGCCCGAGCAGCTCCATCTGAACAAACTCGGCGGATCGACTTCCATGGAGGTTTACAAGATGATGCATCCATCCTAGGATCTAGGGAATTACTGCATGGTTCGGTTCAGCACATGCCAGAGAGTCGTCATCGGCGGGACGAATCcctgatatcatccacatattcAAATGGGTATGGTGGAGATGAAAGCTCTTTCAGTGGGTCAGAAGTTGACTACATTGATGGAGGTAGCCCAAGTGACTCAGATGCAGTCAGTCCAATGTCGCGACATTCATGGGATTACATCAGAAGACACAACAGTCCTCACTCAGCCTCTACTTTTAGCAGGGCCCATTCACATTCACCTGAGTCATCTGTGATCAGGGAAGCCAAAAAACGGCTTTCAGAGAGATGGGCAATGGTATCATACAATGAGATCAATCAAGAACAAGTACCTTTGCGAAGGAGCTCAACCACCTTGGGTGAGATGCTCTCCCTTCAAGTAGCTAAGAAAGAAGAAGCTGTTGCTGGGATAATTTCTGTTTCAAGCAACCGGTCAAGTGGCACAGGAAATGAGTTGGCCATGAAAGATGCATGCAAATCTACTTTAAGAGAGTACGATGAAAATGGGAAGAGCTCTCCAAGGAATTTAGCAAAATCAAAATCTGTCCCAGTGTCTTCATCTATATTTGACAACGTAGCAGTGAATGCTCAATCTGCAAATTCTGAAGGGACTCCGAAGGTGTTTACAAAGTCAGGTAGAGCAAAATTATCTTTCACGGGGAAAATATCAAGTTTTTTCTTCCCAGGCAATAAAAGGCCAACAAAAGAGAAAACTTCCCTCTCATCTGATAGCTCAGGCGAGATATTTGGATGTATCGGGCACATGGTGCCGCAGTCTGATCACAATCTTGGTCCTGATGAACAAATGGCTTTTTGCAAGGATGAAGCTGATAATTCCACCAATCATGCTCCCTGTTCTACAAAA CAGGATTCTGGTTCCATAGAAGTACCTGTATCTTCTGACTGTGTAAGTGGAGATGTCGATGAAGTAAAATCAAATGGTGATCTAAAATCTATCCACGATGAGACTAGTCCTACTTCAATTCTTGACACGGTTTTTGAAGATAGCAACAGTAATGAACCTGAATCTTCAAGAAGAACTTCCTGCACCGAGA GGGTTGCCTTACGATGCCCTGCTATCGATTCTGTTGCCCGCTCATTTTCATGGGAAGATACCAACTCAGGTTCTCCGTTGCTAGGTGGCCTAAAGCATTCCAATGTAGATGATGCCGATTATGATTATGATGAACTAAAATGTTACTCTCTTGTACAAGAGATAGTATCATCTGCTGGATTATGCCATCTGCAGTTAAGTATGGTCTTCACAGGGTGGTACCTGCCTGAATCCCCCCTTGATCCTGCATTGTGTGACAAGTTCTTGGATCGCAAGGAGGAGGATGCTAAATCGAGGGAGCGAAGGTCACACCAAAAGCTCATTTTCGATTGTGTAAATATGGCCTTGGTTGAGATTGGCCAGGATACGTTACTATGCAGCTATCCATGGAGTAGAGAATGCTTAAGAACATGGAGGGAGAAACTATCTGAAACCTTGGGTGAAGAAGTATGGAACATCGTGAGCGATTGGCTTTATGGAGATGGGAGCTTTGCGGCAAACAAGGACGACAATGCTGGAATAATCTTGGAAAGAATTatgcaggaggaggtggaaggGAAGGGTTGGATTAAGCTATTGACAATGGAAACAGATGAGATCACTGAGCAGATTGCCAGTGAAGTGTTGGAGGACATTGTCACAGATTCTGTGGAGCATCTGTCAATTTGTTGTTCAGAGCATGGCATTTCAATGCCAGTAGCAAATCTGTAG
- the LOC127771003 gene encoding uncharacterized protein LOC127771003 isoform X4 produces MVVASTRNSSSNKSTISPMNRLVAMEMSKGVESKRKPPSVVARLMGLDDDLPAKEPALQSSRRNLRRSHSLDNLATTNRPQQQQEQHYSRTTPNIHIGPKETVEFKDVYEVSEDPLKRHHILGQNFPWERSSGNKSDTRIEAVRQKFMEAKRLATNENLIHSKQFQEALEVLSSNRELFLKFLEEPSPAFLKQLDGLDTTPAPPPTKRITVLKPIKSVENNGIRETRTHQVINEENELVMGKTHQRSYSADDNFSKSTRIVVLKPSPGKPNRTGARLTARAAPSEQTRRIDFHGGLQDDASILGSRELLHGSVQHMPESRHRRDESLISSTYSNGYGGDESSFSGSEVDYIDGGSPSDSDAVSPMSRHSWDYIRRHNSPHSASTFSRAHSHSPESSVIREAKKRLSERWAMVSYNEINQEQVPLRRSSTTLGEMLSLQVAKKEEAVAGIISVSSNRSSGTGNELAMKDACKSTLREYDENGKSSPRNLAKSKSVPVSSSIFDNVAVNAQSANSEGTPKVFTKSGRAKLSFTGKISSFFFPGNKRPTKEKTSLSSDSSGEIFGCIGHMVPQSDHNLGPDEQMAFCKDEADNSTNHAPCSTKQDSGSIEVPVSSDCVSGDVDEVKSNGDLKSIHDETSPTSILDTVFEDSNSNEPESSRRTSCTERVALRCPAIDSVARSFSWEDTNSGSPLLGGLKHSNVDDADYDYDELKCYSLVQEIVSSAGLCHLQLSMVFTGWYLPESPLDPALCDKFLDRKEEDAKSRERRSHQKLIFDCVNMALVEIGQDTLLCSYPWSRECLRTWREKLSETLGEEVWNIVSDWLYGDGSFAANKDDNAGIILERIMQEEVEGKGWIKLLTMETDEITEQIASEVLEDIVTDSVEHLSICCSEHGISMPVANL; encoded by the exons ATG GTAGTAGCTAGTACTAGGAATTCTTCAAGCAACAAATCAACCATATCTCCAATGAACAGATTAGTAGCAATGGAGATGTCCAAAGGAGTGGAATCAAAGAGGAAGCCACCTAGTGTCGTTGCCAGACTAATGGGGCTTGATGACGATCTACCTGCTAAAGAACCAGCATTACAATCTTCTAGAAGAAATTTGCGGAGAAGTCATTCACTTGATAATTTGGCAACAACAAACAGGCCCCAACAACAGCAAGAGCAGCATTACAGCAGGACAACACCAAACATACACATAGGCCCCAAAGAGACAGTTGAATTTAAGGATGTGTACGAAGTCTCTGAAGATCCATTAAAGAGACATCATATTCTGGGGCAAAATTTTCCTTGGGAAAGATCTTCTGGGAACAAGAGTGACACTAGGATCGAAGCTGTTCGACAGAAGTTCATGGAAGCAAAACGCCTTGCCACAAATGAGAATCTCATCCATTCAAAGCAGTTTCAAGAAGCTCTTGAGGTTCTAAGTTCAAACAGGGAGTTGTTTCTGAAGTTTCTTGAAGAACCAAGCCCTGCTTTCTTGAAGCAACTCGATGGACTTGACACAACGCCTGCACCGCCTCCGACGAAGCGTATTACAGTGTTGAAGCCAATCAAATCTGTTGAGAACAATGGAATAAGAGAAACCAGAACACACCAAGTTATTAATGAAGAAAATGAACTTGTGATGGGAAAGACTCACCAGAGATCTTACTCAGCAGATGACAACTTCTCCAAGTCAACTAGGATAGTGGTCCTAAAGCCTAGCCCTGGGAAGCCTAATAGAACAGGAGCCAGGCTAACTGCCCGAGCAGCTCCATCTGAACAAACTCGGCGGATCGACTTCCATGGAGGTTTACAAGATGATGCATCCATCCTAGGATCTAGGGAATTACTGCATGGTTCGGTTCAGCACATGCCAGAGAGTCGTCATCGGCGGGACGAATCcctgatatcatccacatattcAAATGGGTATGGTGGAGATGAAAGCTCTTTCAGTGGGTCAGAAGTTGACTACATTGATGGAGGTAGCCCAAGTGACTCAGATGCAGTCAGTCCAATGTCGCGACATTCATGGGATTACATCAGAAGACACAACAGTCCTCACTCAGCCTCTACTTTTAGCAGGGCCCATTCACATTCACCTGAGTCATCTGTGATCAGGGAAGCCAAAAAACGGCTTTCAGAGAGATGGGCAATGGTATCATACAATGAGATCAATCAAGAACAAGTACCTTTGCGAAGGAGCTCAACCACCTTGGGTGAGATGCTCTCCCTTCAAGTAGCTAAGAAAGAAGAAGCTGTTGCTGGGATAATTTCTGTTTCAAGCAACCGGTCAAGTGGCACAGGAAATGAGTTGGCCATGAAAGATGCATGCAAATCTACTTTAAGAGAGTACGATGAAAATGGGAAGAGCTCTCCAAGGAATTTAGCAAAATCAAAATCTGTCCCAGTGTCTTCATCTATATTTGACAACGTAGCAGTGAATGCTCAATCTGCAAATTCTGAAGGGACTCCGAAGGTGTTTACAAAGTCAGGTAGAGCAAAATTATCTTTCACGGGGAAAATATCAAGTTTTTTCTTCCCAGGCAATAAAAGGCCAACAAAAGAGAAAACTTCCCTCTCATCTGATAGCTCAGGCGAGATATTTGGATGTATCGGGCACATGGTGCCGCAGTCTGATCACAATCTTGGTCCTGATGAACAAATGGCTTTTTGCAAGGATGAAGCTGATAATTCCACCAATCATGCTCCCTGTTCTACAAAA CAGGATTCTGGTTCCATAGAAGTACCTGTATCTTCTGACTGTGTAAGTGGAGATGTCGATGAAGTAAAATCAAATGGTGATCTAAAATCTATCCACGATGAGACTAGTCCTACTTCAATTCTTGACACGGTTTTTGAAGATAGCAACAGTAATGAACCTGAATCTTCAAGAAGAACTTCCTGCACCGAGA GGGTTGCCTTACGATGCCCTGCTATCGATTCTGTTGCCCGCTCATTTTCATGGGAAGATACCAACTCAGGTTCTCCGTTGCTAGGTGGCCTAAAGCATTCCAATGTAGATGATGCCGATTATGATTATGATGAACTAAAATGTTACTCTCTTGTACAAGAGATAGTATCATCTGCTGGATTATGCCATCTGCAGTTAAGTATGGTCTTCACAGGGTGGTACCTGCCTGAATCCCCCCTTGATCCTGCATTGTGTGACAAGTTCTTGGATCGCAAGGAGGAGGATGCTAAATCGAGGGAGCGAAGGTCACACCAAAAGCTCATTTTCGATTGTGTAAATATGGCCTTGGTTGAGATTGGCCAGGATACGTTACTATGCAGCTATCCATGGAGTAGAGAATGCTTAAGAACATGGAGGGAGAAACTATCTGAAACCTTGGGTGAAGAAGTATGGAACATCGTGAGCGATTGGCTTTATGGAGATGGGAGCTTTGCGGCAAACAAGGACGACAATGCTGGAATAATCTTGGAAAGAATTatgcaggaggaggtggaaggGAAGGGTTGGATTAAGCTATTGACAATGGAAACAGATGAGATCACTGAGCAGATTGCCAGTGAAGTGTTGGAGGACATTGTCACAGATTCTGTGGAGCATCTGTCAATTTGTTGTTCAGAGCATGGCATTTCAATGCCAGTAGCAAATCTGTAG
- the LOC127771003 gene encoding uncharacterized protein LOC127771003 isoform X2 — protein MTSKNVLTDRTHRDGSRVHKSRQDVNRTVDPKIGCVEDKLQVVASTRNSSSNKSTISPMNRLVAMEMSKGVESKRKPPSVVARLMGLDDDLPAKEPALQSSRRNLRRSHSLDNLATTNRPQQQQEQHYSRTTPNIHIGPKETVEFKDVYEVSEDPLKRHHILGQNFPWERSSGNKSDTRIEAVRQKFMEAKRLATNENLIHSKQFQEALEVLSSNRELFLKFLEEPSPAFLKQLDGLDTTPAPPPTKRITVLKPIKSVENNGIRETRTHQVINEENELVMGKTHQRSYSADDNFSKSTRIVVLKPSPGKPNRTGARLTARAAPSEQTRRIDFHGGLQDDASILGSRELLHGSVQHMPESRHRRDESLISSTYSNGYGGDESSFSGSEVDYIDGGSPSDSDAVSPMSRHSWDYIRRHNSPHSASTFSRAHSHSPESSVIREAKKRLSERWAMVSYNEINQEQVPLRRSSTTLGEMLSLQVAKKEEAVAGIISVSSNRSSGTGNELAMKDACKSTLREYDENGKSSPRNLAKSKSVPVSSSIFDNVAVNAQSANSEGTPKVFTKSGRAKLSFTGKISSFFFPGNKRPTKEKTSLSSDSSGEIFGCIGHMVPQSDHNLGPDEQMAFCKDEADNSTNHAPCSTKDSGSIEVPVSSDCVSGDVDEVKSNGDLKSIHDETSPTSILDTVFEDSNSNEPESSRRTSCTERVALRCPAIDSVARSFSWEDTNSGSPLLGGLKHSNVDDADYDYDELKCYSLVQEIVSSAGLCHLQLSMVFTGWYLPESPLDPALCDKFLDRKEEDAKSRERRSHQKLIFDCVNMALVEIGQDTLLCSYPWSRECLRTWREKLSETLGEEVWNIVSDWLYGDGSFAANKDDNAGIILERIMQEEVEGKGWIKLLTMETDEITEQIASEVLEDIVTDSVEHLSICCSEHGISMPVANL, from the exons ATGACCAGCAAAAATGTGCTAACTGATAGAACTCACAGAGATG GCTCTCGAGTTCATAAAAGCCGGCAAGATGTCAATAGAACTGTTGATCCCAAAATAGGTTGTGTAGAGGACAAATTA CAGGTAGTAGCTAGTACTAGGAATTCTTCAAGCAACAAATCAACCATATCTCCAATGAACAGATTAGTAGCAATGGAGATGTCCAAAGGAGTGGAATCAAAGAGGAAGCCACCTAGTGTCGTTGCCAGACTAATGGGGCTTGATGACGATCTACCTGCTAAAGAACCAGCATTACAATCTTCTAGAAGAAATTTGCGGAGAAGTCATTCACTTGATAATTTGGCAACAACAAACAGGCCCCAACAACAGCAAGAGCAGCATTACAGCAGGACAACACCAAACATACACATAGGCCCCAAAGAGACAGTTGAATTTAAGGATGTGTACGAAGTCTCTGAAGATCCATTAAAGAGACATCATATTCTGGGGCAAAATTTTCCTTGGGAAAGATCTTCTGGGAACAAGAGTGACACTAGGATCGAAGCTGTTCGACAGAAGTTCATGGAAGCAAAACGCCTTGCCACAAATGAGAATCTCATCCATTCAAAGCAGTTTCAAGAAGCTCTTGAGGTTCTAAGTTCAAACAGGGAGTTGTTTCTGAAGTTTCTTGAAGAACCAAGCCCTGCTTTCTTGAAGCAACTCGATGGACTTGACACAACGCCTGCACCGCCTCCGACGAAGCGTATTACAGTGTTGAAGCCAATCAAATCTGTTGAGAACAATGGAATAAGAGAAACCAGAACACACCAAGTTATTAATGAAGAAAATGAACTTGTGATGGGAAAGACTCACCAGAGATCTTACTCAGCAGATGACAACTTCTCCAAGTCAACTAGGATAGTGGTCCTAAAGCCTAGCCCTGGGAAGCCTAATAGAACAGGAGCCAGGCTAACTGCCCGAGCAGCTCCATCTGAACAAACTCGGCGGATCGACTTCCATGGAGGTTTACAAGATGATGCATCCATCCTAGGATCTAGGGAATTACTGCATGGTTCGGTTCAGCACATGCCAGAGAGTCGTCATCGGCGGGACGAATCcctgatatcatccacatattcAAATGGGTATGGTGGAGATGAAAGCTCTTTCAGTGGGTCAGAAGTTGACTACATTGATGGAGGTAGCCCAAGTGACTCAGATGCAGTCAGTCCAATGTCGCGACATTCATGGGATTACATCAGAAGACACAACAGTCCTCACTCAGCCTCTACTTTTAGCAGGGCCCATTCACATTCACCTGAGTCATCTGTGATCAGGGAAGCCAAAAAACGGCTTTCAGAGAGATGGGCAATGGTATCATACAATGAGATCAATCAAGAACAAGTACCTTTGCGAAGGAGCTCAACCACCTTGGGTGAGATGCTCTCCCTTCAAGTAGCTAAGAAAGAAGAAGCTGTTGCTGGGATAATTTCTGTTTCAAGCAACCGGTCAAGTGGCACAGGAAATGAGTTGGCCATGAAAGATGCATGCAAATCTACTTTAAGAGAGTACGATGAAAATGGGAAGAGCTCTCCAAGGAATTTAGCAAAATCAAAATCTGTCCCAGTGTCTTCATCTATATTTGACAACGTAGCAGTGAATGCTCAATCTGCAAATTCTGAAGGGACTCCGAAGGTGTTTACAAAGTCAGGTAGAGCAAAATTATCTTTCACGGGGAAAATATCAAGTTTTTTCTTCCCAGGCAATAAAAGGCCAACAAAAGAGAAAACTTCCCTCTCATCTGATAGCTCAGGCGAGATATTTGGATGTATCGGGCACATGGTGCCGCAGTCTGATCACAATCTTGGTCCTGATGAACAAATGGCTTTTTGCAAGGATGAAGCTGATAATTCCACCAATCATGCTCCCTGTTCTACAAAA GATTCTGGTTCCATAGAAGTACCTGTATCTTCTGACTGTGTAAGTGGAGATGTCGATGAAGTAAAATCAAATGGTGATCTAAAATCTATCCACGATGAGACTAGTCCTACTTCAATTCTTGACACGGTTTTTGAAGATAGCAACAGTAATGAACCTGAATCTTCAAGAAGAACTTCCTGCACCGAGA GGGTTGCCTTACGATGCCCTGCTATCGATTCTGTTGCCCGCTCATTTTCATGGGAAGATACCAACTCAGGTTCTCCGTTGCTAGGTGGCCTAAAGCATTCCAATGTAGATGATGCCGATTATGATTATGATGAACTAAAATGTTACTCTCTTGTACAAGAGATAGTATCATCTGCTGGATTATGCCATCTGCAGTTAAGTATGGTCTTCACAGGGTGGTACCTGCCTGAATCCCCCCTTGATCCTGCATTGTGTGACAAGTTCTTGGATCGCAAGGAGGAGGATGCTAAATCGAGGGAGCGAAGGTCACACCAAAAGCTCATTTTCGATTGTGTAAATATGGCCTTGGTTGAGATTGGCCAGGATACGTTACTATGCAGCTATCCATGGAGTAGAGAATGCTTAAGAACATGGAGGGAGAAACTATCTGAAACCTTGGGTGAAGAAGTATGGAACATCGTGAGCGATTGGCTTTATGGAGATGGGAGCTTTGCGGCAAACAAGGACGACAATGCTGGAATAATCTTGGAAAGAATTatgcaggaggaggtggaaggGAAGGGTTGGATTAAGCTATTGACAATGGAAACAGATGAGATCACTGAGCAGATTGCCAGTGAAGTGTTGGAGGACATTGTCACAGATTCTGTGGAGCATCTGTCAATTTGTTGTTCAGAGCATGGCATTTCAATGCCAGTAGCAAATCTGTAG